AgtgtgttgaaaaaaattcattggATGACTCGAGCAACTGGTATTActttagattttcaatattgGTTTTGCATCCCatgaaaaaatgtgaaatgacgcccctgagcAATAAGCAACAGAAGATTTTCAAGGAGGATAGTTTTATTTCatacagataataattttaatttaatcattgcaattttcaaaatatatagatataaagcTAGGTCTATGGGCCATGGGGATACATTTGTGATCCTCCTTGCCACTTATTAGTgatttataatagatacctattagcATTTAACACTCGGCACTCTTAATaacgtatttatgtatttaataaaattaagtgtataaatattatcatacacttTTACCTACCGatcttattaataaaatatgtagcaaaaaataatttaatttacttgtatTTGTTTAGaacaataattcattaaaagaCTTAGATGAAAACGATTTCAATCAGTTATGTATTTTGATACAAGATTTCATTAAGGAACATCAGGGTGTTGAAAATATTGCACAAGATGTAGAGCTATTGTTATGTTATCAATCCATTTTAAACCTCGTCAACTTTACAATTACTTGCGCTGATGACGACATATTACCTGTAAATGATAATGATTGTTTACTTAAGACCGTAAtggtttttcaaactttttaccCTACAAATCTCAAGTAtaaggtaaatatttaaatattatagttatgtatgaGCTATTATTACtacatcaatattaaatagtaattaaatatctgttataaattataatacaatgctgtaagtacctaatacagagcatttttatttttcaaaatcatcaaattaacttatattttaaaattgttttattagaatCTCCAAAGTTACTTAAAAGTCAAGTTAAAATCGtctactatttaataatttttcttttattcacTTCAagtatattttaggtattaaattactgttgtattaacattttcaagcagtaatttataattttaagtgcatattacttggtaatagaatattagttgaatatcataatatactttgttgcattttttaataatatttgttagttCAAATTAGATATAGTAAAAATGTGCTGTAGCTTCTGGCAATTTGTAACTACTTCAACAACACAAAAAAGATCtgacaatatttacaattttgacttggttttaactcaaaattttgttttcactttgaattatatatttgatactaTTAAAGTGACTACAAAAAAAACGGACATGGTAAGATTATGGTACCTACccacaatatttaatttgttttttgataattggtattatttttatttgaatgttgTAGAAAGTATTATCTACTTTAGTGTGGGAATTTTGCAAAATTATGAGCAATTTACCTTCCAATTTAAATGGATTGAATTTATTTGTTTCCAATTTAAAGACATTGATGAAGTGCCCATTGTTTTTGGAAACTGAAACAGGAAAATTGGCTATAGCAGATATATTTACATGTAGTCAACAACTATTTCtcgtaatattttaagtaacaaataatttgagaccaatacttatataatatgtagtggcATAATATACGTTTTTCTCTTAGaggaacaattaatttataataaaactaccCACCAAcccatcaatttaaaaattgttgtttatatgaTTATTTGCCATTCTATgcacaaaaactaataaattacattatataaatatattttacttattattttttaaatacttatgccactgcttattataggtataactaaaTTCATCTCATATCACATAAatgtaatgttaatatattttatttattcgtgtAGAAATTTCATCAAACAGTTAGACAAAATATACCAAAAGCAAACAGGTCAGAAGCTGAAGCATATggggaaatatattttatggcgTGGATAAATTCTAATTCAACCATAAgagaagtaatttttttataagcatcttaatattgattataaattctaCAGTATGTATATCATTACAGGTTATTGAAGAACAAATGTTTGACTTCATATCCAAAACACTGACTTTACGGCGTACAGGTTTAGCTTTTTATGCTTATCGTAATGCCTTAATTCTTTTGCAAAGTATGCAAAATCACAGAAAACATTTAATGTTCAGCAAAGTCATAACTAAGCTATATGCTCCTGTTATTTGGAGACAGTTAACGGTAtactttacaattttaattttagagtaaaaccatgtttttatttttaaaacaatttttttgtatttatggtACCTGAATAGAGTGAATTTAGTGTGGTCAGATGTAATGCTACTGACATTTTAGCAAGAGCTTATCCGTTGGAAAAAAGAGGAGAAGGTCGAGAAGTATCTTCAAGGTTTTTAATGAAACAACAAAATGCATTTTTGGATTTATTAGTTGATGTTTGTCCTCAAGTTCGAATAGCTGCTATAAaagtatgtaattataatatgttaatgatgtattaaataatagatattatatactttttacttttaatgtaCATTGCACTTAgtaaaacagttttatatttaccattttatttattaagcaaataattttattaagaggacgtgatgtccgcatgtgttgtctccgtcttacaagtgcgtaacatagcaaattttacgctcagcagaacacgtgtaactccgttaatttaaaaattagagtgaattgacctcttataaaatctaaagataataatcttatctttagattttatttcttcaaaactaaatttaaaattcctacatttttaattatttaagaaaaaaaatgaatactattAAGTTCAAATCTACTATTTAAAACCTGAATTGGATCAATTGTtctaaattatagaatttaaatgcatttgatTCATATCTAAGATTagctgttatttttatatataatgcaattgttctgtacaaattattgtattattattattattttattaaaatgtatcatattcaataaatgttattcatatattatggtTTGAATCCTTTCNNNNNNNNNNNNNNNNNNNNNNNNNNNNNNNNNNNNNNNNNNNNNNNNNNATGCGaatatcacgtcctcttaaatacaaaattatttaactttattgtGATCCACTAATATAGGTGTGTGCAAGcttcattgatatttaattcATCTATTCCTTGTTTAATATCTATTTCttcaaaactaaatttaaaattcctacatttttaattatttaagaaaaaaaatgaatactattAAGTTCAAATCTACTATTTAAAACCTGAATTGGATCAATTGTtctaaattatagaatttaaatgcatttgatTCATATCTAAGATTagctgttatttttatatataatgcaattgttctgtacaaattattgtattattattattattttattaaaatgtatcatattcaataaatgttattcatatattatggtTTGAATCCTTTCAGGGAATTTGTAGCTGTATGAGATATTTTTGGAATTCTTTTGAAGATGATCAAATAATTGAatgctttaaattatttatacgtttGATTGATGAAAGTGTATTTGAAGTACGAAGGGTTTTATTGTATGGATTTTGTCAGTTACTCGAGGAGAATAAATCCCACAGTTACTTCAAGAACCCTTTCCttattacaaaattgaaacATACATTGAATGACGAAAATGAAAAAGTTCGGCGTTCTTTCATACATttcttattgaaaattaaaaagattGATTCTCAGTTAGACATCGcagataaaattagttttacaaaaatagttgATTTAAGAGATATTGCTTTTGCACTTGctgtaagtaaaaatattatttaaaacctaaatctttcaataatttttatgtttcacATTGCAATTTTCactttatagttaattataatttgtttagcgTGAAGATAAGCAAAACGGACTTTTActtgttgatttaatttttgataacttttttgGAAGTAAAGTACCTGACAAACATACAACACTTAGAAgattttatacgttttacaaaattaatccAAGTGCTTTTCGTAAACTGATAATTTATTCAGAAAAACATCTAGACTTTAATAGTGCTTGCAaacttattttatcattgttaaaaactgtatatagtgcgctaaaaaaaaaagaagaacgTATGAAAACTATAGACAAAGAAAATGATATGCCCCCTAAAAGGCATAAATCAAATGATGATTccggtaataaaattaatgtgttaacaaaaaaatcttaaaaagtattacaataatagtattatattccaGATACATCTAACGATACCCATAATTCATCTAACAATTCATCATCAGTTAGTAATAATGATGAAGAAGAacaaaatgaacataataatatatgttgtatttTGGATTGTGTAAACTGCCTTATGATACTCCATCGTAATGAATTTAAGGATGAAGAAGCCCGTCAACAAATTAAAGATATTCAGGATTCTTCCATtacatgtttaattaaaatacttaagttctataaggtaattttttttttcaccatttcaGAATCAAAACAGTTTGCTAACAAATTAGTCAATTAGTAcccaaataataaacatattgtattatt
This portion of the Acyrthosiphon pisum isolate AL4f chromosome A1, pea_aphid_22Mar2018_4r6ur, whole genome shotgun sequence genome encodes:
- the LOC100165333 gene encoding condensin-2 complex subunit G2 isoform X2, with the protein product MCCSFWQFVTTSTTQKRSDNIYNFDLVLTQNFVFTLNYIFDTIKVTTKKTDMKVLSTLVWEFCKIMSNLPSNLNGLNLFVSNLKTLMKCPLFLETETGKLAIADIFTCSQQLFLKFHQTVRQNIPKANRSEAEAYGEIYFMAWINSNSTIREVIEEQMFDFISKTLTLRRTGLAFYAYRNALILLQSMQNHRKHLMFSKVITKLYAPVIWRQLTSEFSVVRCNATDILARAYPLEKRGEGREVSSRFLMKQQNAFLDLLVDVCPQVRIAAIKGICSCMRYFWNSFEDDQIIECFKLFIRLIDESVFEVRRVLLYGFCQLLEENKSHSYFKNPFLITKLKHTLNDENEKVRRSFIHFLLKIKKIDSQLDIADKISFTKIVDLRDIAFALAREDKQNGLLLVDLIFDNFFGSKVPDKHTTLRRFYTFYKINPSAFRKLIIYSEKHLDFNSACKLILSLLKTVYSALKKKEERMKTIDKENDMPPKRHKSNDDSDTSNDTHNSSNNSSSVSNNDEEEQNEHNNICCILDCVNCLMILHRNEFKDEEARQQIKDIQDSSITCLIKILKFYKEGDAYYSAISLASLMPVTKLSAHVSITSTALSTLKQLPYDINQAEEEIDMRKVNCLVYSLCMWKRGYEILQFVNVWFDEAFKTLNLNETQYPDSKIDKGKRVRFKINFDECKPMTGILLINSMLTNLQTQKTLTDSDVNKKNIYDLFLYLQRVKAAIENRISSDNVLSNLLSDDVLIELFLLHNRLHIIYYSHEKDIDEIIKYQTSILNWVINNLLIYNLHHKDETTITFAVKIIEIVNKMSLNMCLMAFVNTTYLDDYITFCATVLHNHLGPWLLTSMMATLAHISKYFNYLKCVDKLLNDTSILTNCVCSIISVLSESKFNAERFISVIGDPKIFRSNLIMLILEIYKINTVEFKQVFMTLIETIMNIIANQIREIDEIDLNEHLTEMPFASYQLAAVVLNNAKLRKHFSSNAVEIFSSNVFKNDCVLLLSAISYVYTLSFQLSKTITIDLEPVVKMLYKTLMEHDKTRTPLGDNCTINNTNVDRGVSILETSDFSNEVTNFKQKGRNVLIATAKQLHVTLSE
- the LOC100165333 gene encoding uncharacterized protein LOC100165333 isoform X1; this translates as MKCEILYKDDNNLATNNHEKVLNLTVGIKMSEKSYKNIKAKLLECNKLPEPIKDILKITNNNSLKDLDENDFNQLCILIQDFIKEHQGVENIAQDVELLLCYQSILNLVNFTITCADDDILPVNDNDCLLKTVMVFQTFYPTNLKYKFKLDIVKMCCSFWQFVTTSTTQKRSDNIYNFDLVLTQNFVFTLNYIFDTIKVTTKKTDMKVLSTLVWEFCKIMSNLPSNLNGLNLFVSNLKTLMKCPLFLETETGKLAIADIFTCSQQLFLKFHQTVRQNIPKANRSEAEAYGEIYFMAWINSNSTIREVIEEQMFDFISKTLTLRRTGLAFYAYRNALILLQSMQNHRKHLMFSKVITKLYAPVIWRQLTSEFSVVRCNATDILARAYPLEKRGEGREVSSRFLMKQQNAFLDLLVDVCPQVRIAAIKGICSCMRYFWNSFEDDQIIECFKLFIRLIDESVFEVRRVLLYGFCQLLEENKSHSYFKNPFLITKLKHTLNDENEKVRRSFIHFLLKIKKIDSQLDIADKISFTKIVDLRDIAFALAREDKQNGLLLVDLIFDNFFGSKVPDKHTTLRRFYTFYKINPSAFRKLIIYSEKHLDFNSACKLILSLLKTVYSALKKKEERMKTIDKENDMPPKRHKSNDDSDTSNDTHNSSNNSSSVSNNDEEEQNEHNNICCILDCVNCLMILHRNEFKDEEARQQIKDIQDSSITCLIKILKFYKEGDAYYSAISLASLMPVTKLSAHVSITSTALSTLKQLPYDINQAEEEIDMRKVNCLVYSLCMWKRGYEILQFVNVWFDEAFKTLNLNETQYPDSKIDKGKRVRFKINFDECKPMTGILLINSMLTNLQTQKTLTDSDVNKKNIYDLFLYLQRVKAAIENRISSDNVLSNLLSDDVLIELFLLHNRLHIIYYSHEKDIDEIIKYQTSILNWVINNLLIYNLHHKDETTITFAVKIIEIVNKMSLNMCLMAFVNTTYLDDYITFCATVLHNHLGPWLLTSMMATLAHISKYFNYLKCVDKLLNDTSILTNCVCSIISVLSESKFNAERFISVIGDPKIFRSNLIMLILEIYKINTVEFKQVFMTLIETIMNIIANQIREIDEIDLNEHLTEMPFASYQLAAVVLNNAKLRKHFSSNAVEIFSSNVFKNDCVLLLSAISYVYTLSFQLSKTITIDLEPVVKMLYKTLMEHDKTRTPLGDNCTINNTNVDRGVSILETSDFSNEVTNFKQKGRNVLIATAKQLHVTLSE